From the genome of Candidatus Dormiibacterota bacterium:
ATTCAAGGGACGCAGGAAGCGAATTACAGGCACTGTCAGGCGAAACCAGAAAACAAGCATCGCCGCCCAGGCCAGCACGGCAATGAAGTCATACTGACTGGCTATTTCACCCAACGGTGACAACAGAGTGCCCAAAAGCGAACGCCGGCAGAAATCGGGTCCGTAGTGCGATGCCCAATAAGCAGCCCAATAGAAATCCAAGCCCGTTTTGAGCTGCGGCGGGCGGATGGAGAATTGCAACCACAGAAGTGCGGCAGCCAGAGCCAAAGGCAGGTAGAGGAATTTCTTGGAGTCGGCCATAGAGGCTCCGTGGCGGAGAGATCTCCGGACAGATCACCTGGTGGAGTTTATCAGATGGGCATGCCGGCTTGGGGGTGGCTGGGTGCTGGTCAAGTTTTACCAGTGCCGGTGGCTGCGTCATGGGTGATCCCTTGGAAGCGGCGAGGCGGAAGGCGGAGAAAACCTAAGAGAGGCGGACCCATCATCGCAGCGGCCGCGCACGGCGCCGCTATGCCTGGGCGGACCCGCTACGCCGGGTGTTTGCGGTGGACGCGGCGTTCGTAGAATCGAATCGTCGCTGTCCTGACCTTTGCTTTGAGAGCTACCTGCCCAATGTGACCGAGTACCCGTTTCGGGCGAGGTACTTCAGCGGATCGCTCATGGCGCGGCGCCCATGGGCGCCGCGTCTGCGGTCACTGCCCTGCCCTCTCTTCCGCCTGCCATCCGCCCCCGAGCGCTCGATAGAGGTTCACCACCGCCACGAGCTGGTCGCGGCGAGTCTGCGCAAGGCCGATCTCGGCGGGAAACAGCTGCTGCTGGGCCTCGAGCACCTCGAAATAGGCCGAGAGGCCCGAGGCATACCGTACACTCGCCAGGCGCACGGCCTCCTGGTACGCGGCCACGGTGCGCGCGCGCTGCCGCTCGGTCTCGACGAGCTTCGTCCGATCCGCGAGGGCTCGTGAGACCTCGCCGAACGCGTTGGCGGCGGCCCCTTCGTACTCGATCCGCGCTTGCTGCCACCGCGCCTGCGCCGCCTCGTAGCTGCGCTTGATCCGTCCGCCCTGGAAGATCGGGCCGAGCAGATCGGCGCCGAGACTCCAGGTCTTGCCCTGCGAGAAGACGTCGTGGAGCTCCGGGCTGACGTTGCCGAAGAAGCCGGTGAGGCTCAGTCGCGGGAAGAAGTCGGCCTTGGCCGCGCCGACGCCGGCGTTCGCCGCGATCAGGACCTGCTCTGCCTGCCGGACGTCGGGCCGCCGCTCCAGCAGCGTCGAGGGCAACCCGGCGGGGACCTCCGGCGGGAGCGCGGTGAGCGGCCCCTCGCGCGGAATCGGTTGCGGGTTCCGGCCGAGCAGGAAATTGATCCGGGTCTCCAGGGCCACGATCGCGCGCTCGATCTCGGGGATCTGCGCGGCGACCTGCGCCAGCGACGCCTCGGCGCGCGCCGTTTCCAGGGCGGAGGCCGCTCCGCCCTCGAGCCGGCGGTTGAACAGGTCGTAGGTGCCCTGGAAGGCGGTGGTCGTGCTCTTGGCGATCTCGAGCTCGCGATCGAGCTCGCGCAGGTCGATGTAGGCGATGGCCACGTCCGAAACGAGCGACAGGAGGACGCCGCGGCGCCCCTCCTCCGTCGCGAGGTATGCGGCGAGGGCCGCCTCGTTCAGTCGGCGGATGCGCCCCCACAGATCCAGCTCCCAGGAGAACCCGGCGTCCACCGTCCAATGGGTCTGCGTCTCCCCGGAAGGGTTGATGATCTGGTCGGGGCGCGCGCGCTGCCATCCGACCTCGTAATCGACGGTTGGAAATGACTGTGAGCGGGCGATGCCGAACCGGGCCCGCGCCTCCTGCACCCGGGCGGCGGCGAGCCGAGCGTCGAAGCCGTTGCGGATCGCTTCTTCGATGAGACCCTTCAGGATCGGATCGTCGAAGATATCCCACCAGGGGACGTCGGCGAGCGAGCGCGCTTCGGCGGCGCGCTCGTCGGCGTAGAAGCGCTCGGGCACCGGCAGTGATGGACGCTTGTAGTTCGGGCCGATAGCGCAGCCGGCGAGCGCGAGGCCGAGCAAGACCGTCGCGGCAGACCGTCGCGCGCGGCGTCCCATGCCCTAGGCCTTCGCGGGCGCCGGGGGCGCATCCGGCGGCGTCGTCGCGTGCCTTCGCTCGGCGCCGGACAGGCGCTGGACGGCGACGAACAGGACCGGGATGAGGAAGACCGCGATCCCGGTCGCGGCGAGCATCCCCGAGATGACGGTCGTGCCCAGGATGCGGCGGCCGGCCGCCCCCGCACCGCGCGCGGTCCACAGCGGCAGGCAGCCGAGGATGAACGCGAACGACGTCATCAGGATGGGACGCAGGCGAAGCCGTGCACCCTGGAGGGCTGCGTCCACCAGGGACTCTCCGCGTTCGAAGGCGTCCTTCGCGAACTCCACGATCAGGATGGCGTTCTTGGCCGCCAACCCGATCAGCATCACGAGGCCGATCTGTCCGTACACGTCGAGCGCGAGCCCTCGGCCATAGAGGCCGAGGAAAGCGCCGACGACCGCAACGGGCACCGACAATAGCACGCTCAAGGGGAGCGACCAGCTCTCGTAGAGGGCGGCCAGGATGAGGAACACGAAGCCGAAGGAGAGTCCGAACACCGTGGCGGCGCGGCCCGCGGCCCGCCGCTCCTGGAAGGAAAGGTCGGCCCAGTCGTAGCCCATCTCCGCGGGCAGCACTTCGTGCGCCACCTCCTCGAGGGCGGCCATGGCCTGCCCCGAGCTGTAGCCGGGCGCGGGCTGGCCGGTGATCTGGGCGGCGCGGAACAGGTTGAAGCGCTGCGTGTACTCGGGCCCGAAGCTCCGCCGCGACGTGACGACGGTCGAGAGCGGGAGCATGTCCCCGTCGTTGTTGCGGACGTAGAAGCGGCCGATGTCCTCCGGGACCACGCGATCCTCGGCCTCCGACTGCAGGAAGACGCGCCATTGGCGGCCGAAGCGGTTGAACTGGTTCACGTAGACGCCCCCGAGGAAGGCCTGCAGCGTCAAGTAGACGTCGGCCACCGCGACGCCCTGCTTGAGCACCTTGTCGCGCTCGACGTCGGCGTAGACTTGAGGGACGCCCGCGCGGAACGTGGAGTTGACGCCGGCAAGCTCGGGACGCTTCCGCGCCGCCTCCAGGAACTTCTGGAGACTGTCATTCAGGAGCTCGATGCTCCCGCCGCTTCGATCCTGCAGCCAGAACGAGAACCCGCCGGCATTGCCGATGCCCGGAATCGCGGGGGGCGCGAACGCGAACGCGATGGCCTCGGGAACCTGCGCATGGAGCGCGCGATTGAGCGAGGCGAGGAGCTCCGCGGAGGAAAGGCCCGGGGCGCGCCTTTCGTCCCACGGATCGAGCGGCACGAAGAAGAACGCGGTGTACGAGGCCGACGTGCGCGTGAGGAGGCTGAAGCCGTTGATGGTGACCGAGCTCCGCACGCCTTTGGTCTCCTTGAGCATGCCCTCGATCTTCCGGGTCACCTCGTCCGTCCGCTGCAGTGAGGCTGCGTCGGGGAGCTGCACGTTCATGAGGAGAAAGCCCTGATCCTCATCTGCGATGAACCCTGTCGGCAGGAGCCGCCCGAGGCCGCCGGCGAGGACGGCGAAGCCGGCCAGGATCGCGAGGCTCAACGCCGTCTTGCGGACGAGTCCGTGGGACAGGCGCACGTACCCCTGCGTCGCCCGCGTGAAGCCGCGGTTGAACGCGCCGAAGAAGCGTCCGAGCGGCCCGCGGGACTCCCGTCGCGGCCGCAGCAGGAGGGCGCAGAGCGCGGGCGAGAGGCTCAGCGCATTGAAGGCGGAGATCACGACGGCGATCGCGATCGTGACCGCGAACTGCTGGTTGAGCCGTCCCTGAATCCCTCCAATGAGTGCTATCGGGATGAAGACGGCGGACAGGACCAGGGCGATCCCGACCACCGGGCCCGAGACCTCGGACATGGCCTTGAGCGTGGCGTCGCGCGGCGAGAGCCCTCCCTCGATGTGGTGTTCGACCGCTTCCACGACTACGATCGCGTCGTCCACGACCAGACCGATGGCCAGGACGAGCGCAAAGAGCGAGAGCGTGTTGATCGAGAACCCGAGGAAGGGGAAACACGCAAACGGCCCCACGAGCGACACCGGCACCGCGATGAGCGGGATGAGCGTGGCGCGCCAGTTCTGGAGGAACACGAAGACGACCGCGATCACGAGGAGCGTCGCCACCACGATGGTGATGACGATCTCCTTGATGCCCTCCGTGACCGGAAGCGTGGTGTCGAGGCTCACCGCGTACTCCATGTCGCCCGGGAAACGGGCCTGGAGCTCGCGCATCGTCTTCTTGGCCCCATCCGCCACGGCGAGGGCGTTGGCGCCGGGAGCCTGGAACACCGCGACCAGGGCGCTCGGACGGCCGTTGAAGCGCGAGGACTGGTTGTAGGTCACGGCGCCGAGCTCGATCCGCGCGACGTCCTTGAGCCGCACCGCCGACCCGTCGGGCGTGAGTCGGACGACCACGTTGCCGAACTCCTCGGCCGTGATCAGCCGCCCTTGCGATCGCACGGTGTAGGTGAGCTCCTGTCCGGGCGGCGCCGGCTCCGCCCCGATGCGGCCCGAGGGGTTGACCGTGCTCTGCTGCTGCACGGCCCTCAACAGATCGGGGACGGTCAGACCCAGCTTCGCGAGCTTGTCCGGCTTGACCCAGATCCGCATCGCGTACTCGGCGATACCGAAGTTGACGACCTGGCCCACTCCGTTGACCCGGTACAGGGCGTCGTTGACGTTGATGACCGCGTAGTTGCCCAGGAAGATCGAGTCGTAGCTGCCCTTGGGAGAGTAGATCGCAAAGACCAGGAGCGGGAGACCGACAGTGCTCCGGTAGGTGAGGCCATACTGGTTCACGTCCGCCGGGAGGTTCGGCTGGGCCTGCGCCACCCGGTTCTGCGCGTTCACCTGGTCGATGTTGACCTCGGTCTCCACGTCGAACGTGACCGACAGAGTCATCGTGCCGTCGCTCGCGTTCGTGGACTGGAGGTAGAGCATCTTGTCCACGCCGTTCATCTGCTGCTCGAGCGGCGTGGCCACCGACTGCTCGATCGTCAGCGCGTCGGCGCCCGTGTACGTGGTCTGGATCTGGATGACGGGCGGAATGATGGACGGGTACTGCGCGATCGGCAGGCCGATCATGGACACCAGACCCAGGATCACGGTCAGGATCGCGATGACGATCGCGACGATCGGCCGGTCGACGAAGAACCGCGTCATGGGCTCGCACTCGGCGTGGGGCTCCTGGTGGGTGCCGGCTTCGCCGTGACCGGCATGCCCGGCTTCAGGAATTGCAGCCCGGAGACGATGACGTTCTCGCCCGCCTTCACTCCCTTCTCGACGACCCACAGATCGCCGGTGCGCGGGCCCAGCTCGACGGCGCGAATCTCCACCTTTCCATCCGCGCCCACCACGGTGACGCGCGCCCCGCCCTGCAGTTCCGTCACGGCGCGCTGTGGAACGACGAGCGCGCCCGGCCGGACGTCCAGCTCCGCGCGGACGCGGGCGTACTGTCCGGGCCGGAGGATGTTGTGCGGATTCGGGAAGAATCCCTTGATGGTGAGCGTGCCCGTTTTCACGTTCACTTCCCGGTCCACGAGGACCGCCTTCCCCGGCTCGGGGAAGGTGCTCCCGTCCTCGAGGATCAGCTCCAGGGCAGGACCGCGCTCCGTCGTCGCGTAGTTCGTGCGGTTGATGCGCACGGCGCGGTCCATGTACTCGCGCTCGGAGATTCCGAACGTCACCCGGATCGGATCGACGGTCGAAACGGTGGTCATGACCGTCTGCGTGTTGACGAGGTCGCCGACCTGGGTCTTTGCGATGCCGACGATCCCCTCGATAGGAGACGTGACGCTCGTCCAGCCGAGGTTGAGCGCCGCCTGATCCACCGCCGCCTTCGCCGCCGCAAGCCCTCCTCGCCCATCGCTCTCGGCCGCCAGCGCGTTGTCCAGCTCCTGCTGGCTGATCGCCTGCTCGGCGGCCAGCGGCGTGAAGCGCTCCACGTCCTTCGTGGCCTTCGCGAGCTGCGCCTCCGCCCGGGCGAGCGTGCCGCGCGCCTGCTCCAGGGCCGCCTGGAACTGACGCGGATCGATCTTGAAGAGAGGATCGTTACGCCG
Proteins encoded in this window:
- a CDS encoding efflux transporter outer membrane subunit; this translates as MGRRARRSAATVLLGLALAGCAIGPNYKRPSLPVPERFYADERAAEARSLADVPWWDIFDDPILKGLIEEAIRNGFDARLAAARVQEARARFGIARSQSFPTVDYEVGWQRARPDQIINPSGETQTHWTVDAGFSWELDLWGRIRRLNEAALAAYLATEEGRRGVLLSLVSDVAIAYIDLRELDRELEIAKSTTTAFQGTYDLFNRRLEGGAASALETARAEASLAQVAAQIPEIERAIVALETRINFLLGRNPQPIPREGPLTALPPEVPAGLPSTLLERRPDVRQAEQVLIAANAGVGAAKADFFPRLSLTGFFGNVSPELHDVFSQGKTWSLGADLLGPIFQGGRIKRSYEAAQARWQQARIEYEGAAANAFGEVSRALADRTKLVETERQRARTVAAYQEAVRLASVRYASGLSAYFEVLEAQQQLFPAEIGLAQTRRDQLVAVVNLYRALGGGWQAEERAGQ
- a CDS encoding multidrug efflux RND transporter permease subunit, whose protein sequence is MTRFFVDRPIVAIVIAILTVILGLVSMIGLPIAQYPSIIPPVIQIQTTYTGADALTIEQSVATPLEQQMNGVDKMLYLQSTNASDGTMTLSVTFDVETEVNIDQVNAQNRVAQAQPNLPADVNQYGLTYRSTVGLPLLVFAIYSPKGSYDSIFLGNYAVINVNDALYRVNGVGQVVNFGIAEYAMRIWVKPDKLAKLGLTVPDLLRAVQQQSTVNPSGRIGAEPAPPGQELTYTVRSQGRLITAEEFGNVVVRLTPDGSAVRLKDVARIELGAVTYNQSSRFNGRPSALVAVFQAPGANALAVADGAKKTMRELQARFPGDMEYAVSLDTTLPVTEGIKEIVITIVVATLLVIAVVFVFLQNWRATLIPLIAVPVSLVGPFACFPFLGFSINTLSLFALVLAIGLVVDDAIVVVEAVEHHIEGGLSPRDATLKAMSEVSGPVVGIALVLSAVFIPIALIGGIQGRLNQQFAVTIAIAVVISAFNALSLSPALCALLLRPRRESRGPLGRFFGAFNRGFTRATQGYVRLSHGLVRKTALSLAILAGFAVLAGGLGRLLPTGFIADEDQGFLLMNVQLPDAASLQRTDEVTRKIEGMLKETKGVRSSVTINGFSLLTRTSASYTAFFFVPLDPWDERRAPGLSSAELLASLNRALHAQVPEAIAFAFAPPAIPGIGNAGGFSFWLQDRSGGSIELLNDSLQKFLEAARKRPELAGVNSTFRAGVPQVYADVERDKVLKQGVAVADVYLTLQAFLGGVYVNQFNRFGRQWRVFLQSEAEDRVVPEDIGRFYVRNNDGDMLPLSTVVTSRRSFGPEYTQRFNLFRAAQITGQPAPGYSSGQAMAALEEVAHEVLPAEMGYDWADLSFQERRAAGRAATVFGLSFGFVFLILAALYESWSLPLSVLLSVPVAVVGAFLGLYGRGLALDVYGQIGLVMLIGLAAKNAILIVEFAKDAFERGESLVDAALQGARLRLRPILMTSFAFILGCLPLWTARGAGAAGRRILGTTVISGMLAATGIAVFLIPVLFVAVQRLSGAERRHATTPPDAPPAPAKA
- a CDS encoding efflux RND transporter periplasmic adaptor subunit, whose product is MMTLSRRSHLAADVALVLAGLLIAPACAGNQAPPVPPPEVLVVPVVQKDVPVVGEWIGTLDGSVNAEIRPKVEGYLLRQFYKEGQFVRRNDPLFKIDPRQFQAALEQARGTLARAEAQLAKATKDVERFTPLAAEQAISQQELDNALAAESDGRGGLAAAKAAVDQAALNLGWTSVTSPIEGIVGIAKTQVGDLVNTQTVMTTVSTVDPIRVTFGISEREYMDRAVRINRTNYATTERGPALELILEDGSTFPEPGKAVLVDREVNVKTGTLTIKGFFPNPHNILRPGQYARVRAELDVRPGALVVPQRAVTELQGGARVTVVGADGKVEIRAVELGPRTGDLWVVEKGVKAGENVIVSGLQFLKPGMPVTAKPAPTRSPTPSASP